A region of Nitrospirota bacterium DNA encodes the following proteins:
- a CDS encoding inositol monophosphatase family protein, whose product MAQTLARHYVKTAERTARKAGAFILRHLGSLSAEEISRKQAADFVTSVDKQSERLIIETIREAFPDHGILTEESGGIEARETRWIVDPLDGTTNFIHSYPVFSVSLALEARGQLLLGTVFDPLRDELFTAVRGGGATLNGRPIKVSHPGSLGDCLITTGFPFRRKKMIDAYLDAFKGIFLKVSDLRRAGSAALDLSHLASGRCDGFFELGLSPWDVAAGAVLIEEAGGVVTDFSGGADFLRTGNVVAGAPGVHGELLKEVRRAFGGIIEK is encoded by the coding sequence ATGGCGCAGACCCTGGCGCGGCACTATGTGAAGACGGCGGAACGGACGGCCCGAAAGGCCGGGGCCTTCATCCTCCGGCACCTGGGGAGCCTTTCGGCCGAGGAGATAAGCCGCAAGCAGGCCGCGGACTTTGTCACCTCGGTGGACAAGCAGTCCGAGAGGCTCATTATCGAGACCATCAGGGAGGCCTTCCCGGACCACGGCATCCTGACCGAGGAATCCGGGGGCATCGAGGCGCGAGAAACGCGCTGGATAGTGGACCCCCTGGACGGCACGACGAACTTCATCCATTCCTACCCGGTCTTCTCGGTCTCGCTTGCCCTGGAGGCAAGGGGACAACTCCTGCTGGGCACGGTGTTCGACCCCTTGCGGGACGAGCTTTTCACGGCTGTCCGGGGCGGCGGGGCGACTCTGAACGGGCGACCCATCAAGGTCTCCCATCCGGGCTCGCTCGGGGACTGCCTCATCACCACGGGTTTCCCCTTCCGGAGGAAGAAGATGATAGACGCCTACCTGGACGCCTTCAAGGGAATATTTCTCAAGGTGAGCGACCTCAGGAGGGCGGGCTCCGCCGCCCTCGACCTCTCGCACCTGGCCTCGGGCCGGTGCGACGGGTTCTTCGAGCTTGGCCTGAGCCCCTGGGACGTGGCTGCCGGGGCCGTGCTTATCGAAGAGGCGGGGGGTGTGGTCACGGACTTCTCCGGCGGTGCGGACTTCCTCCGGACGGGCAACGTGGTGGCCGGCGCCCCCGGGGTACACGGGGAGCTTTTGAAGGAGGTGCGGCGGGCTTTCGGTGGTATCATAGAGAAATAG